One genomic segment of Streptomyces sp. RerS4 includes these proteins:
- the aspS gene encoding aspartate--tRNA ligase translates to MHRYRSHTCGELRASDVGSDVRLSGWLHNRRDLGGILFIDLRDHYGITQLVARPGTAAAAVLDKLSKETVVRVDGKVVSRGAENVNPDLPTGEIEIEAAEVEVLGAAGPLPFTINTDDGVNEERRLEYRFLDLRRERMHRNIMLRSAVIASIRSKMVALGFNEMATPILTATSPEGARDFVVPSRLNPGKFYALPQAPQQFKQLLMISGFDRYFQIAPCFRDEDARADRSPGEFYQLDVEMSFVEQEDVFQPIERLMTELFTEFGGGREVTSPFPRIPYRESMLKYGNDKPDLRAKLELVDITDVFEGSEFKAFAGKHVRALAVPDTAGQPRKFFDGLGEYAISLGAKGLAWVRVGEDGALTGPIAKFLTEENVKVLTERLGLAAGHAVFFGAGEFDEVSKIMGPVRVEAAKRAGQFEENVFRFCWIVDFPMYEKDEETGKIDFSHNPFSMPQGGMKDLEEKDPLDILAWQYDIVCNGIELSSGAIRNHEPEVMLKAFEIAGYEAETVEREFAGMLRAFRLGAPPHGGIAPGVDRIVMLLADEPNIRETIAFPLNGNAQDLMMGAPTVLEESRLRELNIALRKPVETKAAPSERPVSDAVVPDAGSPRG, encoded by the coding sequence ATGCATCGGTACAGGTCCCACACGTGCGGCGAGCTCCGTGCCTCCGACGTCGGCTCCGACGTCCGGCTGAGCGGCTGGCTGCACAATCGTCGAGACCTGGGCGGCATCCTCTTCATCGATCTGCGTGACCACTACGGCATCACGCAGCTCGTCGCCCGCCCCGGCACCGCCGCCGCGGCCGTCCTGGACAAGCTGTCCAAGGAGACGGTCGTACGGGTCGACGGCAAGGTCGTCTCCCGAGGCGCCGAGAACGTCAACCCCGACCTGCCCACCGGCGAGATCGAGATCGAGGCCGCCGAGGTCGAGGTGCTCGGCGCCGCCGGCCCGCTGCCCTTCACGATCAACACCGACGACGGTGTGAACGAGGAGCGGCGCCTGGAATACCGCTTCCTCGACCTGCGCCGCGAGCGCATGCACCGCAACATCATGCTGCGCTCGGCGGTCATCGCGTCGATCCGCTCGAAGATGGTGGCGCTCGGCTTCAACGAGATGGCGACCCCGATCCTCACCGCGACCTCCCCCGAGGGCGCCCGTGACTTCGTCGTCCCCTCCCGCCTGAACCCGGGCAAGTTCTACGCCCTGCCGCAGGCGCCGCAGCAGTTCAAGCAGCTGCTGATGATCTCCGGCTTCGACCGGTACTTCCAGATCGCGCCCTGCTTCCGCGACGAGGACGCCCGCGCCGACCGTTCGCCGGGCGAGTTCTACCAGCTCGACGTCGAGATGTCGTTCGTCGAGCAGGAGGACGTCTTCCAGCCGATCGAGCGCCTGATGACCGAGCTCTTCACCGAGTTCGGTGGTGGCCGCGAGGTCACCTCCCCCTTCCCGCGGATCCCGTACCGCGAGTCGATGCTGAAGTACGGCAACGACAAGCCCGACCTGCGCGCCAAGCTGGAGCTCGTCGACATCACCGACGTCTTCGAGGGCTCGGAGTTCAAGGCGTTCGCCGGCAAGCACGTGCGTGCCCTGGCCGTCCCGGACACCGCCGGCCAGCCGCGCAAGTTCTTCGACGGCCTCGGCGAGTACGCGATCTCGCTGGGCGCCAAGGGCCTGGCCTGGGTCCGCGTCGGCGAGGACGGTGCGCTGACCGGCCCGATCGCCAAGTTCCTCACCGAGGAGAACGTCAAGGTCCTCACCGAGCGCCTGGGCCTGGCGGCCGGGCACGCGGTGTTCTTCGGCGCCGGCGAGTTCGACGAGGTCTCCAAGATCATGGGCCCGGTCCGGGTCGAGGCCGCCAAGCGCGCCGGCCAGTTCGAGGAGAACGTCTTCCGCTTCTGCTGGATCGTCGACTTCCCGATGTACGAGAAGGACGAGGAGACCGGCAAGATCGACTTCTCCCACAACCCCTTCTCGATGCCGCAGGGCGGCATGAAGGACCTGGAGGAGAAGGACCCGCTCGACATCCTGGCCTGGCAGTACGACATCGTCTGCAACGGCATCGAGCTGTCCTCCGGCGCCATCCGCAACCACGAGCCCGAGGTCATGCTGAAGGCCTTCGAGATCGCCGGCTACGAGGCCGAGACCGTCGAGCGCGAGTTCGCCGGCATGCTGCGCGCCTTCCGCCTCGGCGCCCCGCCGCACGGTGGCATCGCCCCGGGCGTCGACCGCATCGTCATGCTGCTGGCCGACGAGCCGAACATCCGCGAGACCATCGCCTTCCCGCTCAACGGCAACGCCCAGGACTTGATGATGGGCGCGCCCACGGTCCTGGAGGAGTCGCGGCTGCGCGAGCTGAACATCGCGCTGCGCAAGCCGGTCGAGACGAAGGCCGCCCCCTCGGAGCGTCCGGTGTCGGACGCGGTCGTGCCGGACGCCGGGTCGCCGCGCGGCTGA